Proteins encoded within one genomic window of Aspergillus nidulans FGSC A4 chromosome VII:
- a CDS encoding uncharacterized protein (transcript_id=CADANIAT00008697) yields MKFSFLLPIALFFAAAHAGHPEPEPVECSGVGSITAAADENGDYYEICTCPEGTERALLYTLSKVYLRVRMRVHSVAPCRTAASD; encoded by the exons ATGAAgttttcctttcttctccccatCGCGCTATTCTTTGCTGCCGCTCACGCTGGGCacccagagccagaacctgTTGAATGTTCCGGTGTTGGCAGT ATCACCGCCGCCGCTGATGAGAACGGCGATTACTACGAAATCTGCACGTGCCCCGAAGGT ACTGAGAGAGCCCTGCTCTACACTCTG AGCAAGGTCTATCTTCGAGTTCGGATGCGCGTCCATAGTGTCGCACCTTGTCGCACTGCAGCAAGTGACTGA
- a CDS encoding nitroreductase family protein (transcript_id=CADANIAT00008698) yields the protein MPSITTDQWLEAAAYRRSVRALEGTSKVSDERVHEIVAKVLSFAPSSYNTQPVRISLAFGKKHKELWSIILREAEPILKSINPDLWQKLGPLYEGHKAAYGSVLFWERGGTTKEAAETHKATEHMFGEWGEHTQGIHQILVWTALELEGVGANLQHMNAIPPIEMAIKKFAGVPDDYKLKAHLNYGDEQGSRPESPPKLPITETLTIL from the exons ATGCCCTCCATCACCACCGATCAGTGGCTCGAAGCCGCCGCCTACCGTCGCAGTGTCCGTGCCTTGGAGGGGACCTCCAAGGTCTCAGATGAACGAGTTCATGAGATTGTCGCCAAGGTGCTTTCCTTTGCTCCCTCGTCTTACAATACTCAGCCAGTTCGCATCTCGCTTGCTTTTGGGAAGAAGCACAAGGAGCTCTGGAGTATTATTCTCAGGGAGGCTGAACCGATCCTCAAGTCAATTAATCCGGATCTCTGGCAGAAGTTGGGCCCCCTTTACGAAGGCCATAAAGCTGCATATGGATCA GTACTCTTCTGGGAGCGCGGTGGGACGACGAAAGAGGCTGCTGAGACGCACAAAGCAACCGAGCATATGTTTGGCGAATGGGGAGAGCATACTCAGGGCATCCACCAAATCCTTGTCTGGACTGCCTTGGAACTTGAGGGAGTCGGAGCCAATCTGCAACACATGAACGCCATTCCACCCATTGAGATGGCCATCAAAAAATTCGCGGGGGTCCCTGATGATTACAAACTAAAGGCCCACTTGAACTATGGCGATGAGCAGGGTTCTCGTCCCGAGAGCCCGCCGAAACTGCCAATTACCGAGACGCTCACAATTCTATGA
- a CDS encoding uncharacterized protein (transcript_id=CADANIAT00008699), whose translation MNNAETIHLPRILCLHGGGTNAVIFQMQCRVLEKRLAHSFRLVYAQAPFTSREPGPDVTSVYRDYGPFRVWFCDHNMSHTLKSRDVVTAIDASLAHAMAADDAKGATGDWVGLLGFSQGAKVAASILYRQQRCGITHFRFAILFAGRGPLVWLMPDLPLPHGLVDAATPFTHPSSSSITIGSDEHMLRLPTVHVHGLNDPGLEHHQDMLRKYCDPLQATLLEWAGDHRMPIKSRDVETVVQQIRLVAKETETPSVMMAGGGFHGRSVENSFSLQTLSMYI comes from the coding sequence ATGAACAACGCAGAAACGATCCACCTACCACGCATTCTCTGCCTTCACGGCGGAGGCACAAATGCCGTGATCTTCCAGATGCAGTGCCGCGTACTCGAAAAACGCCTTGCGCATTCTTTTCGTCTCGTCTATGCACAGGCTCCATTCACGAGTAGAGAGCCCGGGCCAGATGTAACGTCGGTCTACAGAGACTATGGGCCTTTCAGAGTCTGGTTCTGCGATCACAACATGTCTCACACCCTCAAATCCCGGGATGTTGTTACAGCGATTGACGCCAGTCTTGCAcacgccatggctgccgATGACGCCAAGGGGGCTACTGGCGACTGGGTTGGCCTGTTGGGCTTCAGCCAGGGCGCAAAGGTGGCAGCTAGCATTCTCTACCGGCAGCAAAGGTGTGGAATTACCCATTTCAGGTTCGCGATTCTCTTTGCTGGTCGGGGCCCTCTGGTGTGGCTCATGCCTGACCTCCCCCTGCCACACGGTCTGGTCGACGCCGCTACACCGTTTacgcatccttcttcttcctcaatcacTATAGGCTCTGACGAGCACATGTTGCGGCTGCCTACAGTGCATGTCCATGGGCTAAACGACCCTGGCCTGGAGCATCACCAAGACATGCTTCGGAAATACTGCGACCCGCTACAGGCCACACTGCTGGAGTGGGCGGGCGATCATCGTATGCCGATCAAGAGCAGGGATGTCGAGACAGTGGTCCAACAGATTCGTCTAGTTGCTAAAGAGACAGAGACTCCGTCCGTAATGATGGCTGGGGGAGGTTTTCATGGAAGATCGGTCGAGAATAGTTTCTCGCTACAAACTTTGAGCATGTACATTTGA